From a region of the Vibrio orientalis CIP 102891 = ATCC 33934 genome:
- a CDS encoding STAS domain-containing protein — MAKSISISRLRHVLVATVQIDLSSEVLDNFRADLLDKVREHAIKGVLIDLSEVKTLDRMDMDALLEIVTTVEVMGRGCAFVGIRPGIAMALVNIGYETENLHCARSIDDGLEMIGN, encoded by the coding sequence ATGGCAAAGTCTATTTCAATCAGTCGTTTAAGGCATGTTTTAGTGGCGACTGTTCAGATTGATCTTAGCTCAGAGGTACTAGACAACTTCCGTGCAGATTTGTTGGATAAAGTCAGAGAACATGCCATCAAAGGGGTGCTCATTGATCTATCAGAAGTTAAAACGCTGGATCGTATGGATATGGATGCATTACTCGAAATAGTCACAACTGTAGAAGTAATGGGAAGAGGGTGCGCATTTGTTGGCATTAGGCCCGGGATTGCAATGGCTTTGGTCAACATTGGCTATGAGACTGAGAATCTTCATTGCGCGCGTAGCATTGATGATGGCTTAGAAATGATAGGAAACTAG
- a CDS encoding anti-sigma regulatory factor has translation MDSNYVNEETIETYRINSESDVMSAVIAIFSLVKNRGFSETEVSEISTSVSELAMNIVKYAQEGVITVSGIEQTEQQKGIRVVAKDFGPGIEDISVALEEHYSTGASLGLGLPGVRRMVDEFDIESELGKGTQVMFIKWKT, from the coding sequence GTGGATTCGAACTACGTGAATGAAGAGACGATTGAGACATATAGAATTAATAGTGAGTCGGATGTCATGAGTGCAGTGATTGCGATTTTTTCACTGGTGAAGAACAGAGGCTTTTCAGAAACTGAAGTAAGTGAAATATCGACATCCGTCTCTGAGCTAGCAATGAATATCGTCAAATACGCGCAAGAGGGTGTTATTACCGTTAGTGGCATCGAACAAACAGAGCAGCAAAAAGGTATTAGAGTTGTTGCTAAAGACTTCGGTCCAGGTATTGAAGATATTTCCGTCGCATTAGAAGAGCATTACTCGACGGGGGCATCTTTAGGTTTAGGACTTCCTGGTGTGAGAAGAATGGTTGATGAGTTTGATATTGAGTCTGAGCTAGGGAAGGGAACGCAGGTGATGTTCATTAAGTGGAAAACCTAA
- a CDS encoding TetR/AcrR family transcriptional regulator — MPKRSKEDTEITIQKIMDAVVDQLLRLGYDKMSYTTLSQQTGVSRTGISHHFPKKTDFTAALDGRIFKMFVEHVEFNKGLEDFSSSWVAALDSEEFLAILRLLFHHIVTSQNTHEFASNGIDRLYKMTESQFGEGSAKELEWLIGKSIIRMAQ; from the coding sequence ATGCCAAAGCGTAGTAAAGAAGATACCGAAATCACGATTCAAAAGATCATGGATGCAGTAGTTGATCAGCTATTGCGTCTTGGTTATGACAAAATGTCGTACACTACTTTGAGCCAACAGACTGGTGTATCTAGAACGGGTATTAGCCACCACTTTCCTAAAAAGACGGATTTTACCGCTGCACTAGACGGACGTATCTTTAAGATGTTCGTTGAGCACGTAGAGTTTAATAAAGGCCTAGAAGATTTTTCTTCAAGTTGGGTTGCCGCGCTAGACAGTGAAGAGTTCTTAGCAATTCTACGTCTGCTATTCCACCATATCGTGACTTCTCAAAACACGCATGAGTTTGCGAGCAACGGTATTGATCGCCTATACAAGATGACCGAAAGCCAGTTTGGTGAAGGCAGCGCAAAAGAGCTTGAGTGGTTGATCGGGAAATCAATTATTCGTATGGCTCAGTAA
- a CDS encoding DUF406 family protein encodes MTTEQEQVCEACGCAGEIGFIIKEGDDVAEVTIFAAGKALIEAELAKYIALAEEVCQGVKYEVTAIEEDTTEITARFQFEVSAEKLIFELKTRALAR; translated from the coding sequence ATGACCACCGAACAAGAACAAGTATGCGAAGCATGTGGTTGCGCAGGTGAAATAGGCTTTATCATCAAAGAAGGTGATGATGTGGCTGAAGTGACAATTTTTGCTGCTGGCAAAGCACTCATCGAAGCAGAACTAGCGAAGTACATCGCACTGGCTGAAGAAGTATGTCAAGGCGTTAAGTACGAAGTGACTGCTATTGAAGAAGACACAACAGAAATAACAGCACGCTTCCAGTTTGAAGTCAGCGCTGAAAAGTTAATTTTTGAACTAAAAACGCGCGCTCTAGCTCGTTAA
- a CDS encoding protoglobin domain-containing protein produces MSHGSSISSYASADILLKLHDLNEADLALIRKFGDMMVPKLDDYVRHFYNWLEQQPEYQQFFSEQVKLKRVQTAQVNYWTTFFAAKVDDNYIKERREVGEVHARVGLPLPTYFAGMNISMVIFTKRMYDGSLYSDEYSSLVTAFTKLLHLDTTIVVDTYSRLINKRIAEQSEALLAMSTPVTMVWQDILMLPIVGIIDSKRAQDIMTAVLNKISEHRAKIFIMDISGVAVVDTAVANHFIKITKATKLMGCDCLVSGVSPMIAQTMVQLGINVGEVKTNATLRDALENAFEIMGLNVQALKQFSEG; encoded by the coding sequence ATGTCACATGGGTCTTCTATTAGTTCATATGCAAGTGCTGATATCTTATTAAAGCTTCATGATTTAAACGAGGCGGATTTGGCGCTAATACGAAAGTTTGGTGACATGATGGTGCCAAAATTGGATGACTATGTTCGTCACTTCTATAACTGGTTAGAACAGCAGCCAGAGTATCAACAGTTCTTCTCGGAGCAGGTAAAACTCAAGCGCGTGCAGACTGCGCAGGTTAATTATTGGACAACGTTTTTTGCGGCAAAGGTTGACGATAATTATATAAAGGAACGTCGGGAGGTGGGTGAAGTGCATGCTCGCGTTGGTTTGCCTTTACCAACGTATTTCGCCGGAATGAATATATCGATGGTTATTTTTACCAAACGTATGTACGACGGCAGTCTATACAGCGATGAATACAGCTCCTTGGTCACTGCATTTACCAAGCTTCTTCACCTTGATACCACCATTGTAGTTGATACATATTCCCGACTAATCAATAAACGGATTGCCGAGCAAAGTGAAGCGTTGCTCGCCATGTCCACCCCTGTAACTATGGTTTGGCAAGATATATTAATGCTACCCATTGTCGGAATCATCGATTCTAAGCGAGCCCAAGACATAATGACGGCTGTGCTCAATAAAATATCGGAGCATCGAGCCAAGATTTTTATTATGGATATTTCAGGCGTGGCTGTTGTTGACACTGCTGTGGCAAATCATTTTATTAAGATCACCAAAGCGACCAAGTTGATGGGTTGTGATTGTCTGGTTTCTGGTGTTTCACCAATGATCGCACAGACCATGGTTCAACTAGGAATCAACGTAGGAGAAGTGAAAACCAATGCAACGTTGCGTGATGCTCTGGAAAATGCTTTTGAAATAATGGGCTTAAATGTTCAAGCTCTAAAGCAATTTTCTGAGGGATAA
- a CDS encoding methyl-accepting chemotaxis protein: MRVNQPVTQKEVTYPAEFNLLSITKPSSHISYASADFCNVAGYTLEELVGQPHNIVRHPDMPPAAFENMWKYLKEGNSWMGIVKNRCKNGDHYWVDAFASPIKENGKTIEYQSVRLAPKREHVKNAEKLYAQLNQGKIPLKLKLPRTRLWQRLSLSFLVIALGSTLLATFSPALAIWAFFLFSTIAAYSQTRRLEALSQDARKVFDNPLMELLYNDRVDDISEIQLAFKMRQSEINSIVGRIQDSNQQVVQAASSSANNCETTAENLVGQTSETEQVAAAINEMHSTANEITQNAQSASNATDQASTAAKEGRSSVTQTINSINELSKQLGVASDVIQQLVEHGRTIGEVLIIIQGVAEQTNLLALNAAIEAARAGEQGRGFAVVADEVRQLAQRSHESTEEIQNIIKLIQTSTEKAVQAMNEGNQLSDVCVDCANTSGDKLDVLLHQVTDISDRNSQIAAAIEEMARVTDEMNSSVQSISDVCAATNILANDTKEECEGLVKDLSSQGKLVQQFRKL; the protein is encoded by the coding sequence ATGCGTGTAAATCAACCAGTGACACAAAAAGAAGTCACCTACCCTGCTGAATTCAATTTACTCTCAATTACTAAGCCATCTAGTCACATCTCCTACGCCAGTGCAGATTTCTGTAATGTCGCAGGTTACACATTAGAAGAACTCGTTGGTCAACCTCATAACATTGTCCGCCATCCTGACATGCCACCAGCAGCTTTTGAAAATATGTGGAAGTATTTAAAGGAAGGCAATTCTTGGATGGGAATCGTGAAAAACCGTTGTAAGAATGGTGACCACTACTGGGTTGACGCGTTTGCTTCACCGATAAAAGAAAACGGTAAAACAATCGAATACCAATCTGTTCGACTTGCGCCCAAGCGCGAACACGTGAAAAATGCGGAAAAACTATATGCGCAGTTAAATCAAGGCAAGATACCACTAAAACTCAAGCTCCCTCGCACTCGATTATGGCAGCGATTGTCTCTTTCCTTTTTAGTCATCGCTCTGGGCTCAACGCTGCTAGCGACTTTTTCTCCCGCCTTGGCAATTTGGGCCTTTTTCTTATTCAGCACAATCGCGGCTTACTCCCAAACAAGACGCTTAGAAGCACTATCTCAAGATGCTAGAAAGGTGTTTGATAACCCACTAATGGAACTATTGTATAATGATCGCGTAGACGATATATCAGAGATACAACTGGCATTTAAGATGCGCCAATCTGAAATCAACTCAATTGTTGGCCGTATACAAGATTCCAACCAACAAGTTGTTCAGGCCGCGAGTTCCTCAGCGAATAATTGTGAAACAACAGCTGAGAATTTAGTTGGGCAAACATCTGAAACAGAGCAAGTCGCTGCCGCTATCAATGAGATGCATTCTACGGCAAATGAAATTACTCAGAATGCGCAAAGCGCATCAAACGCGACGGACCAAGCCAGCACAGCAGCGAAAGAAGGCCGCTCTTCGGTAACTCAAACGATTAACTCCATCAACGAATTGTCTAAACAACTTGGGGTTGCGTCTGATGTTATTCAACAACTTGTTGAGCATGGTCGCACTATAGGTGAAGTACTGATTATTATCCAAGGGGTCGCTGAACAAACCAACCTACTCGCACTTAATGCCGCTATCGAAGCCGCTCGCGCCGGTGAACAAGGACGTGGCTTCGCTGTCGTCGCTGATGAGGTGCGCCAACTGGCTCAACGAAGCCACGAATCAACGGAAGAAATTCAAAATATCATCAAATTAATCCAGACGAGCACCGAGAAAGCCGTTCAAGCGATGAATGAAGGTAACCAACTCTCTGATGTTTGTGTTGATTGCGCGAATACCTCAGGAGATAAATTGGATGTACTACTTCATCAAGTAACGGATATTTCGGATCGAAACAGTCAGATAGCGGCGGCAATAGAAGAGATGGCTAGGGTAACTGACGAGATGAATTCCAGCGTTCAGTCGATCAGCGATGTCTGTGCAGCGACAAACATACTCGCAAATGATACGAAGGAAGAATGTGAAGGACTGGTAAAAGACTTAAGTTCTCAAGGAAAACTGGTCCAACAATTTAGGAAGCTATAG
- a CDS encoding 1-acyl-sn-glycerol-3-phosphate acyltransferase produces the protein MTTNTDPFIEIRPYNDEEIPAAIDRLVNDEEFISAILHHRFSNHAGWFKALMSPVVKVYLKMKWSKLNSVEAIQSEVKKYLDQTLKSTTNGVTFSGLDKLDPEQAYLFVSNHRDIAMDPALVNYGLFQNGHKTVRIAIGDNLLKKPCATELMKLNKSFIVKRSAKGPREMMKALGTLSGYIKHSLDTGHSIWIAQKEGRAKDGNDFTEPAILKMFHVEGRKQKVAFADYVKSLRIVPVSISYENDPCDIAKALELHAKESVGSYEKGEFEDIDSIIQGIVGDKGRVHVGFGDVIAQDFETPEALAEEIDRQVHENYKLFPINQLAAGNEQVDEQVKAKFADKLNLLPEGAQPYLVASYANPVKNQPA, from the coding sequence ATGACGACAAACACAGACCCATTTATTGAAATTCGTCCATATAATGACGAAGAGATTCCAGCGGCCATTGACCGCTTAGTTAATGATGAAGAGTTCATTAGCGCAATCCTACATCACCGTTTTTCAAATCACGCAGGTTGGTTTAAAGCCCTAATGTCACCTGTTGTGAAAGTCTACTTGAAAATGAAGTGGTCAAAGCTGAACTCAGTTGAAGCGATTCAGTCTGAGGTGAAGAAGTACTTAGACCAAACTCTGAAGTCGACCACAAATGGTGTGACTTTCAGTGGACTTGATAAGCTAGACCCTGAACAAGCTTATTTGTTTGTTTCTAACCACCGTGATATTGCGATGGATCCTGCGTTAGTCAACTATGGTCTGTTTCAAAATGGACATAAAACGGTTCGCATTGCTATTGGCGACAACTTACTGAAAAAGCCATGTGCGACGGAATTAATGAAGCTGAATAAGAGCTTTATCGTAAAGCGCTCAGCAAAAGGCCCACGTGAAATGATGAAGGCGCTGGGCACCTTATCAGGTTATATTAAGCACTCACTCGATACTGGCCACTCAATTTGGATTGCCCAGAAAGAAGGTCGTGCTAAAGATGGCAATGATTTTACCGAACCAGCCATTCTTAAAATGTTCCATGTTGAAGGTCGTAAACAGAAAGTGGCATTTGCGGACTACGTTAAATCTTTAAGAATCGTGCCAGTATCAATTTCTTATGAAAATGACCCATGTGATATCGCTAAAGCACTTGAGCTGCATGCTAAAGAGTCGGTAGGTAGTTACGAAAAGGGCGAGTTTGAAGATATCGATAGCATCATTCAAGGCATTGTCGGCGATAAAGGTCGTGTTCATGTCGGGTTTGGTGACGTGATCGCTCAAGATTTCGAAACCCCTGAAGCATTGGCTGAAGAGATCGATCGCCAGGTGCATGAGAACTACAAGCTGTTTCCAATTAACCAATTGGCGGCGGGCAATGAACAAGTTGATGAGCAAGTTAAAGCTAAGTTTGCTGATAAGCTCAATTTGCTCCCAGAAGGTGCACAACCATACTTGGTCGCAAGCTATGCTAACCCTGTAAAAAATCAGCCAGCCTAG